The window TAAAATGGCCGCTGCATCTGTGGTGagtgtttttaatttttttttttttttgaatagatAGCTTTGTATTTGTTATCGGAAAGGCATTTAtatccataatgatgatagttttttcattcatgatggtgatgatggtgatggttgtattgaatgatgacaacaggttgtcatcattatgttgGTGATAGTagttgttttgaaaattttcaaccatACAAAATAACACAAACAATTTGTTCAGTTGTTGTTTGCTTTTACTACGATCGCAATGGAacgattcgatttgatttttgttcgtATATTTGCCTTcgaatttaattcaattggttcgatttttttcatttttaaaatgaatcaagtatataaacaataaaattgtaATTCGAATTTTACAACCACGGATAAAAGTTCATCACAAAAAAAGTTCCtatatttttatcaacaaaaatataatgcaacaacaaaaagataaTTGTAATCGATGGCAAAGTCCACGGCAACAAATTCCTTTGAATATTACAGGATCAACCCCATATCAAACAACGGGTagttatttatcatcaagaCCGTGGAATGGATGCCAGCAACAGCATTATTCTAGTTATGgtcatttatcatcatcatcatatccgATTCCTTATTCACAGAATAATCAGCCGCCCTGTACTCAGCGATCATCATCGCTAGCTTGGCACCCTTAccgtcaacaacaattagataaccaaagtttttttcattcaccatCCCGACGaccattaccaccatcattttatcatcataaacagaattaccatcaccatcatggtTGTTGTGGCTGTCGAACGACaatttctaataataataataataataataatgcggGTACCACCGGGGTCGTTCATCTTTCGGCCTCTGGTTCATTGGATACGTTTCTAAAGCCTCGTCCGCCGCATTCACGTGATATTGTcgtaattatcatttattcgCCAAGAAATGAGCGCCACCTGGTGCCGTTAAAAAATgctattttaaaattttttaattattttttcttgaatatactaatttgtttcattttattatgaatagccaaaattttacaaatctgtcattgatgatgttatcgCGTCGATTCGGGAGGTTTTTCTGGATGATGGAATCGATGAACAAGTCATACaggaaatgaaacaaacatgGGAACGTAAAGTATTGGAATCGCCTGCTGTTGAACATGCATTGCAACAGGCTCAAGCTCAAGCTGCATCACCATCGACAACAACTTCGGCAACTGCAACGACAACCAATACGGCAACGACAACtacaaattcttcatcaaaaGCAGAAAAGTCATCGAAAAATAGTCATCAGAAAAAAGATCGtgagcagcaacaacagcaaagtAATACCGGTCAAGGTCAGACAACATCAGTGATTACATCGAATCCAAATCACgttcaaaaaaatggtggTAACAGCAATGCATCTAATACCAAAACCTCTAACAATATCTCATCGaaagtaataaaaaaagaaatttccgATGAGACTGTGGCTACAACGGCGATGGCCGCAACctcgaaaaaacaaacgataaCCGCTTCTCCTAACACTGTGATGGTCGCTAATCAATTGCAATCGCAGCAAACTGTTGTAACAACGGTGGCGACACCCACTCTGGTGACTACATCCGGGCATCATCcccagcaacaacaacaacaggcaATGTTTCGTGCATCAGCCATCGTTCAGAATACGCAttcattacaacaacaacagccgcAATCACAACACGGATTTATCGGTATGGCCACTTCAGCTCCTCCAAATGGTGGAGCTCATGCAGGAACGCCAACATTATTACaggtatcatcatcaacttccCCAACAAATTCCTCCTCGTTAactcaaaaaacaaataaacggcaaactggtggtggtggtggtggaaaacATATTCAACATACATTAGCTAGCGGAATGATTGTCGGGTCTgtcgatggtggtggtggtggttctaGTTACTCCAATATTGGTGTAGGCACTAATGGGCTTGGTAATAGTGATGTTGGTGTTAGAGGATCTTTTATTTCACCCCTTTCAActacaacagcagcaaacaCCTCTTCCTTACAGGGTCAATCAACATTTAAGAATGTCAATTCATTAGCGATAAGCAGTAGCGATAATaacttgaataataataggcATCATAATAGCGATACAATCAATAGtagtaataatcataaacGTATAAGAATGGATAATCGTCCATCTAACAAGCAACGACAAGCCAGCAATAATAGtcaaaaatcgattcataCCTCTCAGCAACAGAATAATCTGAATGATTTAGCTGATGCAGCAATTATTGCACGAATGAATTCCCAAGATAGTAGCCATGTTGGTCTTGGTCATCCTCTGAGCATTGGTAGTGGACAACATGGTTATCCCGTATCACAATCTATACCATTCAATTTATCGACGGGTACAAGTACGAATCTCTCATTAATTCGTCATGATcgagcagcagcaacagagGCGAATTCTAATAACCGTTATCGTGAACAAATGCTTCAACAATattatattgattcattatttaatcaatcatccaCATCGCCATATTCATCCGCATATGCTGctacatcatcaaacaattcTACTTCCAATTCCGGACCATTTGTACATCGTAATGCCGGAACAAGCCATTACAATAAcattgttggtggtggtggtggtggtagtaataataatattggtATTGGTGGCTTTTCACATATGTCAAATTCTTCACATAAGGTTGTAGGtcttattgttgttgttgttgctgaacACGATAGTCTTTGCTTACAATGCTGTTACAATCTAATCGCTATCTATCGCTTGATCTCTTTCTAAATGTTAATCtcggaaaaatttttctcgcAATCTTATTTCGTGTCAAAATCCGTATACATCTTTTTGTTCCCATTTTAATCATTGTCACCTTTGTATTTCTAATATTTAAGCACCAACACATGCACCCGAATTCGATGCAtctctgtgtctgtgtgttttcCTCACCTACCTCCCAACCAGTAACCCGATCTGGTATAATTACTTTCTTTGTGTGCTTTTTTCTAGAAGAAAATGATTCTCTAAATGATGCcgattttaaaatttgatcGAACCCACATTCATTATTAGATTTTACTAACTTTTtaccaattttatttttcacttcCTTTCTATACAGGAAGTCAAATTTCCACCTGGAGTGATACCTGGCAAATTTATAATGCTACCAAATAACATGGTAAGTTTTTTCTagtttcaaatgatttatcTTTAATGATTGTACCTTtggtatgatgatgttttagAATCATCCTGGAACATTCGTTATTAATCCTGAGttattaaattcaatcaatcttCAACATGGTAGTAGCATCATACATGCTGCACCTGGTGCACAGCCAGTTTTTCAACATCAAGGTTCGTTATTCGTCAGTCTAAatattaaatttcaatttcaaatattttcataGGCATAGCTCCTGGAACCATTCCATATGCAGCAATTCGTGCAACAGGCGTTCAACCA of the Dermatophagoides farinae isolate YC_2012a chromosome 1, ASM2471394v1, whole genome shotgun sequence genome contains:
- the LOC124492776 gene encoding uncharacterized protein LOC124492776 isoform X5, yielding MAAASVPKFYKSVIDDVIASIREVFLDDGIDEQVIQEMKQTWERKVLESPAVEHALQQAQAQAASPSTTTSATATTTNTATTTTNSSSKAEKSSKNSHQKKDREQQQQQSNTGQGQTTSVITSNPNHVQKNGGNSNASNTKTSNNISSKVIKKEISDETVATTAMAATSKKQTITASPNTVMVANQLQSQQTVVTTVATPTLVTTSGHHPQQQQQQAMFRASAIVQNTHSLQQQQPQSQHGFIGMATSAPPNGGAHAGTPTLLQVSSSTSPTNSSSLTQKTNKRQTGGGGGGKHIQHTLASGMIVGSVDGGGGGSSYSNIGVGTNGLGNSDVGVRGSFISPLSTTTAANTSSLQGQSTFKNVNSLAISSSDNNLNNNRHHNSDTINSSNNHKRIRMDNRPSNKQRQASNNSQKSIHTSQQQNNLNDLADAAIIARMNSQDSSHVGLGHPLSIGSGQHGYPVSQSIPFNLSTGTSTNLSLIRHDRAAATEANSNNRYREQMLQQYYIDSLFNQSSTSPYSSAYAATSSNNSTSNSGPFVHRNAGTSHYNNIVGGGGGGSNNNIGIGGFSHMSNSSHKVEVKFPPGVIPGKFIMLPNNMNHPGTFVINPELLNSINLQHGSSIIHAAPGAQPVFQHQGIAPGTIPYAAIRATGVQPNVGITSSPLQQLVRGQVLTTLPTTLTSVLTPTVLTSGAQQQQQQQHSIGQQQQSRPSSGGGGRVAQLDGHHDQTNDSSDDSNDDDDLDDYRDNDDDLDGDDDEMNDEENETGVEEPLNSEDDVSDEDPVELFETDNVVVCQYDKVTRTRNKWKFYFKDGIMNLQGKDYVFSRALGDAEW
- the LOC124492776 gene encoding uncharacterized protein LOC124492776 isoform X2, with translation MQQQKDNCNRWQSPRQQIPLNITGSTPYQTTGSYLSSRPWNGCQQQHYSSYGHLSSSSYPIPYSQNNQPPCTQRSSSLAWHPYRQQQLDNQSFFHSPSRRPLPPSFYHHKQNYHHHHGCCGCRTTISNNNNNNNNAGTTGVVHLSASGSLDTFLKPRPPHSRDIVPKFYKSVIDDVIASIREVFLDDGIDEQVIQEMKQTWERKVLESPAVEHALQQAQAQAASPSTTTSATATTTNTATTTTNSSSKAEKSSKNSHQKKDREQQQQQSNTGQGQTTSVITSNPNHVQKNGGNSNASNTKTSNNISSKVIKKEISDETVATTAMAATSKKQTITASPNTVMVANQLQSQQTVVTTVATPTLVTTSGHHPQQQQQQAMFRASAIVQNTHSLQQQQPQSQHGFIGMATSAPPNGGAHAGTPTLLQVSSSTSPTNSSSLTQKTNKRQTGGGGGGKHIQHTLASGMIVGSVDGGGGGSSYSNIGVGTNGLGNSDVGVRGSFISPLSTTTAANTSSLQGQSTFKNVNSLAISSSDNNLNNNRHHNSDTINSSNNHKRIRMDNRPSNKQRQASNNSQKSIHTSQQQNNLNDLADAAIIARMNSQDSSHVGLGHPLSIGSGQHGYPVSQSIPFNLSTGTSTNLSLIRHDRAAATEANSNNRYREQMLQQYYIDSLFNQSSTSPYSSAYAATSSNNSTSNSGPFVHRNAGTSHYNNIVGGGGGGSNNNIGIGGFSHMSNSSHKEVKFPPGVIPGKFIMLPNNMNHPGTFVINPELLNSINLQHGSSIIHAAPGAQPVFQHQGIAPGTIPYAAIRATGVQPNVGITSSPLQQLVRGQVLTTLPTTLTSVLTPTVLTSGAQQQQQQQHSIGQQQQSRPSSGGGGRVAQLDGHHDQTNDSSDDSNDDDDLDDYRDNDDDLDGDDDEMNDEENETGVEEEPLNSEDDVSDEDPVELFETDNVVVCQYDKVTRTRNKWKFYFKDGIMNLQGKDYVFSRALGDAEW
- the LOC124492776 gene encoding uncharacterized protein LOC124492776 isoform X3; protein product: MAAASVPKFYKSVIDDVIASIREVFLDDGIDEQVIQEMKQTWERKVLESPAVEHALQQAQAQAASPSTTTSATATTTNTATTTTNSSSKAEKSSKNSHQKKDREQQQQQSNTGQGQTTSVITSNPNHVQKNGGNSNASNTKTSNNISSKVIKKEISDETVATTAMAATSKKQTITASPNTVMVANQLQSQQTVVTTVATPTLVTTSGHHPQQQQQQAMFRASAIVQNTHSLQQQQPQSQHGFIGMATSAPPNGGAHAGTPTLLQVSSSTSPTNSSSLTQKTNKRQTGGGGGGKHIQHTLASGMIVGSVDGGGGGSSYSNIGVGTNGLGNSDVGVRGSFISPLSTTTAANTSSLQGQSTFKNVNSLAISSSDNNLNNNRHHNSDTINSSNNHKRIRMDNRPSNKQRQASNNSQKSIHTSQQQNNLNDLADAAIIARMNSQDSSHVGLGHPLSIGSGQHGYPVSQSIPFNLSTGTSTNLSLIRHDRAAATEANSNNRYREQMLQQYYIDSLFNQSSTSPYSSAYAATSSNNSTSNSGPFVHRNAGTSHYNNIVGGGGGGSNNNIGIGGFSHMSNSSHKVEVKFPPGVIPGKFIMLPNNMNHPGTFVINPELLNSINLQHGSSIIHAAPGAQPVFQHQGIAPGTIPYAAIRATGVQPNVGITSSPLQQLVRGQVLTTLPTTLTSVLTPTVLTSGAQQQQQQQHSIGQQQQSRPSSGGGGRVAQLDGHHDQTNDSSDDSNDDDDLDDYRDNDDDLDGDDDEMNDEENETGVEEEPLNSEDDVSDEDPVELFETDNVVVCQYDKVTRTRNKWKFYFKDGIMNLQGKDYVFSRALGDAEW
- the LOC124492776 gene encoding uncharacterized protein LOC124492776 isoform X4; protein product: MAAASVPKFYKSVIDDVIASIREVFLDDGIDEQVIQEMKQTWERKVLESPAVEHALQQAQAQAASPSTTTSATATTTNTATTTTNSSSKAEKSSKNSHQKKDREQQQQQSNTGQGQTTSVITSNPNHVQKNGGNSNASNTKTSNNISSKVIKKEISDETVATTAMAATSKKQTITASPNTVMVANQLQSQQTVVTTVATPTLVTTSGHHPQQQQQQAMFRASAIVQNTHSLQQQQPQSQHGFIGMATSAPPNGGAHAGTPTLLQVSSSTSPTNSSSLTQKTNKRQTGGGGGGKHIQHTLASGMIVGSVDGGGGGSSYSNIGVGTNGLGNSDVGVRGSFISPLSTTTAANTSSLQGQSTFKNVNSLAISSSDNNLNNNRHHNSDTINSSNNHKRIRMDNRPSNKQRQASNNSQKSIHTSQQQNNLNDLADAAIIARMNSQDSSHVGLGHPLSIGSGQHGYPVSQSIPFNLSTGTSTNLSLIRHDRAAATEANSNNRYREQMLQQYYIDSLFNQSSTSPYSSAYAATSSNNSTSNSGPFVHRNAGTSHYNNIVGGGGGGSNNNIGIGGFSHMSNSSHKEVKFPPGVIPGKFIMLPNNMNHPGTFVINPELLNSINLQHGSSIIHAAPGAQPVFQHQGIAPGTIPYAAIRATGVQPNVGITSSPLQQLVRGQVLTTLPTTLTSVLTPTVLTSGAQQQQQQQHSIGQQQQSRPSSGGGGRVAQLDGHHDQTNDSSDDSNDDDDLDDYRDNDDDLDGDDDEMNDEENETGVEEEPLNSEDDVSDEDPVELFETDNVVVCQYDKVTRTRNKWKFYFKDGIMNLQGKDYVFSRALGDAEW
- the LOC124492776 gene encoding uncharacterized protein LOC124492776 isoform X1; protein product: MQQQKDNCNRWQSPRQQIPLNITGSTPYQTTGSYLSSRPWNGCQQQHYSSYGHLSSSSYPIPYSQNNQPPCTQRSSSLAWHPYRQQQLDNQSFFHSPSRRPLPPSFYHHKQNYHHHHGCCGCRTTISNNNNNNNNAGTTGVVHLSASGSLDTFLKPRPPHSRDIVPKFYKSVIDDVIASIREVFLDDGIDEQVIQEMKQTWERKVLESPAVEHALQQAQAQAASPSTTTSATATTTNTATTTTNSSSKAEKSSKNSHQKKDREQQQQQSNTGQGQTTSVITSNPNHVQKNGGNSNASNTKTSNNISSKVIKKEISDETVATTAMAATSKKQTITASPNTVMVANQLQSQQTVVTTVATPTLVTTSGHHPQQQQQQAMFRASAIVQNTHSLQQQQPQSQHGFIGMATSAPPNGGAHAGTPTLLQVSSSTSPTNSSSLTQKTNKRQTGGGGGGKHIQHTLASGMIVGSVDGGGGGSSYSNIGVGTNGLGNSDVGVRGSFISPLSTTTAANTSSLQGQSTFKNVNSLAISSSDNNLNNNRHHNSDTINSSNNHKRIRMDNRPSNKQRQASNNSQKSIHTSQQQNNLNDLADAAIIARMNSQDSSHVGLGHPLSIGSGQHGYPVSQSIPFNLSTGTSTNLSLIRHDRAAATEANSNNRYREQMLQQYYIDSLFNQSSTSPYSSAYAATSSNNSTSNSGPFVHRNAGTSHYNNIVGGGGGGSNNNIGIGGFSHMSNSSHKVEVKFPPGVIPGKFIMLPNNMNHPGTFVINPELLNSINLQHGSSIIHAAPGAQPVFQHQGIAPGTIPYAAIRATGVQPNVGITSSPLQQLVRGQVLTTLPTTLTSVLTPTVLTSGAQQQQQQQHSIGQQQQSRPSSGGGGRVAQLDGHHDQTNDSSDDSNDDDDLDDYRDNDDDLDGDDDEMNDEENETGVEEEPLNSEDDVSDEDPVELFETDNVVVCQYDKVTRTRNKWKFYFKDGIMNLQGKDYVFSRALGDAEW